Proteins from a genomic interval of Streptomyces fodineus:
- a CDS encoding nitroreductase/quinone reductase family protein — translation MSAPADRKHRVVTAFQRHIANPLNRRLPFQTLLETTGRSSGLPRQTPVGGRKAGDSFWLVSEFGYKSQYVRNIQADPRVRVRLAGRWHHGTAHLLPDDDPLARLRALPRFNSAAVRAFGTDLLTVRVDLED, via the coding sequence ATGTCAGCCCCCGCAGACCGCAAGCACCGTGTGGTGACGGCCTTCCAACGGCACATCGCCAACCCGCTCAACCGGCGGCTGCCGTTCCAGACCCTCCTGGAGACGACGGGCCGCAGTTCCGGCCTGCCCCGGCAGACGCCGGTGGGCGGCCGCAAGGCCGGCGACTCCTTCTGGCTGGTCTCCGAGTTCGGCTACAAGTCCCAGTACGTCCGCAACATCCAGGCCGACCCGAGGGTCCGCGTCCGCCTAGCCGGCCGCTGGCACCACGGCACCGCCCATCTCCTTCCCGACGACGACCCGCTGGCCCGCCTGCGCGCACTGCCCCGCTTCAACAGCGCGGCGGTACGGGCGTTCGGCACCGACCTGCTCACGGTGCGGGTGGACCTGGAGGACTGA
- a CDS encoding aldehyde dehydrogenase family protein — protein MKGERLFIGGQWVEPDGGHYPVTDPATEETVGWAPEASPEQVGAACAAAREAFGTWSRTSPEERAAVLGRAADIIRSRMDPYTELARAETGATTGTARAMQVGVATARFRRYAHVEPAEWAIPPQINEAGPMGRAAVMGALAVRQPVGVVTCITSYNNPWANPAGKVAPALAMGNTVVVKPAPQDPLSVYRMAEALEAAGAPPGVVNVVSGRATDVGEAAVASPDVDMVSFTGSTAVGLRIAEVCGRDMKRQLMELGGKGAALVFDDADVGSAVAGIGTTFSFYSGQICTAPTRVLVQRGVYERLVEQLAGYAGRLKVGDPREADTVVGPVISGEHRARVESYTELGRKEGASVVAGGERPPLERGFYVCPTLLADCTNDMRVAREEIFGPVVAVIPFDEEDEGVTLANDSEYGLIDYVWSADVARAFRVARQLRAGGVGINTVGRNMEAPFGGFKKSGVGRDVGSYALHAYSEVQAIVWPG, from the coding sequence GTGAAGGGGGAGCGGCTGTTCATCGGCGGGCAGTGGGTGGAGCCGGACGGCGGGCACTACCCGGTGACCGACCCGGCCACCGAGGAGACCGTCGGCTGGGCGCCGGAGGCCTCGCCGGAGCAGGTGGGGGCGGCCTGCGCGGCGGCCCGGGAGGCGTTCGGGACGTGGTCGCGGACCTCGCCCGAGGAGCGGGCGGCGGTGCTGGGCCGGGCCGCGGACATCATCCGGAGCCGTATGGACCCCTACACCGAGCTGGCCCGCGCGGAGACCGGCGCGACCACCGGGACCGCTCGGGCCATGCAGGTGGGCGTGGCCACCGCCCGGTTTCGGCGGTACGCGCACGTGGAGCCCGCCGAGTGGGCGATCCCGCCGCAGATCAACGAGGCCGGGCCGATGGGGAGGGCCGCGGTGATGGGCGCCTTGGCGGTACGGCAGCCCGTCGGGGTCGTCACCTGCATCACCTCCTACAACAACCCGTGGGCCAACCCGGCCGGCAAGGTCGCGCCCGCCCTGGCCATGGGCAACACGGTGGTGGTGAAGCCCGCGCCGCAGGATCCGCTGTCCGTCTACCGGATGGCCGAGGCGCTGGAAGCGGCGGGGGCGCCACCGGGGGTGGTGAACGTCGTCTCCGGGCGTGCCACGGACGTCGGTGAGGCCGCCGTCGCGTCCCCCGACGTCGACATGGTCAGCTTCACCGGGTCCACGGCCGTCGGCCTGCGGATCGCCGAGGTGTGCGGGCGGGACATGAAACGCCAGCTGATGGAGCTGGGCGGGAAGGGCGCGGCGCTCGTGTTCGACGACGCGGACGTGGGCTCCGCCGTCGCCGGTATCGGTACGACCTTCTCCTTCTACAGCGGACAGATCTGCACGGCACCGACACGGGTGCTGGTCCAGCGCGGGGTGTACGAGCGGCTGGTGGAGCAACTGGCCGGGTATGCCGGGCGGTTGAAGGTCGGGGATCCGCGGGAGGCGGACACGGTCGTCGGGCCGGTGATCTCGGGCGAGCACCGGGCGCGGGTCGAGTCGTACACCGAACTGGGCCGGAAGGAGGGCGCGTCAGTGGTCGCCGGCGGCGAACGGCCGCCCCTGGAGCGGGGTTTCTACGTCTGCCCCACCCTCCTCGCCGACTGCACCAACGACATGCGGGTGGCCCGGGAGGAGATCTTCGGGCCGGTGGTCGCGGTGATCCCCTTCGACGAGGAGGACGAGGGCGTGACCCTCGCCAACGACTCCGAGTACGGGCTGATCGACTACGTCTGGTCCGCAGACGTGGCCAGAGCCTTCCGGGTGGCCCGGCAGCTGCGCGCCGGGGGAGTCGGCATCAATACGGTGGGGCGCAACATGGAGGCGCCGTTCGGGGGGTTCAAGAAGAGCGGGGTGGGCCGGGACGTGGGGTCGTACGCGCTGCACGCGTACAGCGAGGTGCAGGCGATCGTGTGGCCGGGGTGA
- a CDS encoding N-acyl-D-amino-acid deacylase family protein, with the protein MLDHLIKGATVVDGTGAPAFVADVGIRGGRIAAVGRITEEARTCEDAHGLVLTPGFVDPHTHYDAQLFWDPYATPSLNHGVTTVAAGNCGFTLAPLNPARPQDADYTRRMMSKVEGMSLVALEEGAPWSWHSFGEYLDALDGRIAVNAGFMVGHCAVRRHVMGPEAVGGQPGEDQLAAMLRLVHEAMDAGAWGLSTTQSSTHSDGDGQPVASRHARPAELLALSRAVGEHEGTQIEAIVAGCLDQFSDDEIDLLVEMSAVAGRPLNWNVLTVDAAVPERVPRQLSASERARKAGGRVVALTMPILTPMNMSLGTFCALNLIPGWGPVLGLPVPERIARLKDPAVRAELLRRARSKEAGVFRRLANFGRYVIGDTYSAANQGLTGRVVRDIAEERGLDPFACLVEICAHDDLRTVLWPMPSDNDPASWALRAETWQHEDVLLGGSDAGAHLDRMCGAPYTTRFLGDCLRGRKLVGLERAVQMLTDDPARLFGLRERGRVREGWHADLVLFDPSRIDAGRARLVHDLPGDSPRLDSAAIGVRAVWVNGVEAIRDDVVSGAVPGKVLRSGRDTRTVSTR; encoded by the coding sequence ATGCTGGACCATCTGATCAAGGGCGCCACCGTCGTGGACGGCACCGGTGCGCCGGCCTTCGTCGCGGACGTCGGTATCCGCGGCGGCCGTATCGCCGCCGTCGGAAGGATCACCGAGGAGGCCCGGACCTGCGAGGACGCGCACGGTCTCGTCCTCACCCCCGGCTTCGTCGACCCCCACACCCACTACGACGCCCAGCTCTTCTGGGATCCGTACGCCACCCCCTCCCTCAACCACGGGGTGACCACCGTCGCCGCCGGGAACTGCGGCTTCACCCTCGCGCCCCTCAACCCCGCCCGCCCCCAGGACGCCGACTACACGCGCCGCATGATGTCCAAGGTGGAGGGGATGTCCTTGGTGGCGCTGGAGGAGGGGGCGCCCTGGAGCTGGCATTCCTTCGGGGAGTACCTGGACGCCCTCGACGGCCGTATCGCCGTCAACGCCGGTTTCATGGTCGGGCACTGCGCGGTGCGGCGTCATGTGATGGGGCCGGAGGCGGTCGGCGGACAGCCCGGCGAGGACCAACTCGCCGCGATGCTGCGGCTGGTGCACGAGGCCATGGACGCCGGGGCCTGGGGGCTGTCCACGACCCAGTCCAGCACGCACTCGGACGGGGACGGGCAGCCCGTCGCGTCCCGGCATGCCCGGCCCGCGGAGCTGCTGGCGCTCTCGCGTGCCGTCGGGGAGCACGAGGGGACGCAGATCGAGGCGATCGTCGCCGGGTGCCTGGACCAGTTCAGCGACGACGAGATCGACCTGCTCGTCGAGATGAGCGCGGTGGCCGGACGGCCGCTGAACTGGAACGTGCTCACCGTCGACGCGGCCGTGCCGGAGCGGGTGCCCAGGCAGCTCAGCGCGAGCGAGCGGGCCCGGAAGGCCGGGGGACGGGTGGTGGCGCTCACCATGCCGATCCTCACCCCGATGAACATGTCCCTGGGGACGTTCTGCGCCCTCAACCTGATCCCGGGCTGGGGGCCGGTCCTCGGGCTGCCCGTGCCGGAGCGGATCGCGCGGCTGAAAGATCCGGCCGTCCGGGCGGAGCTGCTGCGGCGGGCCCGGTCGAAGGAGGCGGGCGTCTTCCGGCGGCTGGCGAACTTCGGGCGGTACGTCATCGGGGACACCTACAGCGCGGCCAACCAGGGCCTGACCGGCCGGGTCGTACGGGACATCGCCGAGGAGCGGGGTCTGGACCCCTTCGCCTGCCTGGTGGAGATCTGCGCGCATGACGATCTCCGTACGGTGCTGTGGCCGATGCCGAGCGACAACGACCCCGCCTCCTGGGCGCTGCGCGCCGAGACCTGGCAGCACGAGGACGTCCTGCTCGGCGGCTCCGACGCGGGCGCCCATCTGGACCGGATGTGCGGGGCGCCGTACACCACCCGGTTCCTCGGGGACTGTCTGCGCGGCCGGAAGCTGGTCGGCCTGGAGCGGGCGGTGCAGATGCTGACGGACGATCCGGCACGGCTGTTCGGGCTGCGCGAGCGGGGGCGGGTGCGGGAGGGCTGGCACGCGGACCTCGTCCTGTTCGACCCTTCGCGGATCGACGCCGGCCGGGCCCGGCTGGTGCACGACCTGCCGGGTGACAGTCCGCGCCTGGACTCCGCGGCGATCGGGGTGCGGGCCGTGTGGGTCAACGGGGTCGAGGCGATCCGGGACGACGTGGTGAGCGGGGCCGTCCCGGGGAAGGTGCTGCGGTCCGGGCGGGACACGCGGACGGTGAGTACGCGGTGA
- a CDS encoding LLM class flavin-dependent oxidoreductase — MEFGLFVQGYVGKRAETDPLAEHKALMEETEYVIQADQSGFKYAWASEHHFLEEYSHLSANDVFLGYLAHATERIHLGSGIFNPLAQVNHPVKVAEKVAMLDHLSEGRFEFGSGRGAGSHEILGFLPGITDMNHTKEIWEETIAEFPKMWLQDEYAGFQGKHWQLPPRKVLPKPYGKSHPAMWYAAGSPPSYAMAAKKGLGVLGFSIQKVSDMEWVLEQYKTAVVNADPVGDFVNDNVMVTTTAICAPTHAEAIETAVNGGLHYLPSLVFRYHDTFPRPEGFPEWPETLPEYTPEFVELLIEEELLICGDPDEVLRQCKRWEQAGADQLSFGLPVGVPKEETLRTIRLIGEHVIPKIDTDPVHRTSRFRQAV, encoded by the coding sequence GTGGAATTCGGGCTCTTTGTACAGGGATACGTGGGCAAGCGCGCCGAGACCGACCCGCTCGCCGAGCACAAGGCGCTGATGGAGGAGACCGAGTACGTCATCCAGGCGGACCAGTCCGGCTTCAAGTACGCGTGGGCCTCCGAGCACCACTTCCTGGAGGAGTACTCGCACCTGTCCGCCAACGACGTCTTCCTCGGGTATCTCGCCCACGCGACCGAGCGCATCCACCTCGGCTCCGGGATCTTCAACCCCCTGGCCCAGGTCAACCACCCCGTGAAGGTCGCCGAGAAGGTCGCCATGCTGGACCACCTCAGCGAGGGGCGCTTCGAGTTCGGCAGCGGGCGGGGCGCCGGCAGCCACGAGATCCTCGGCTTCCTGCCCGGCATCACCGACATGAACCACACGAAGGAGATCTGGGAGGAGACCATCGCGGAGTTCCCGAAGATGTGGCTCCAGGACGAGTACGCCGGCTTCCAGGGCAAGCACTGGCAGCTGCCGCCGCGCAAGGTCCTGCCGAAGCCGTACGGGAAGTCGCACCCGGCGATGTGGTACGCGGCCGGGTCGCCGCCGTCGTACGCCATGGCCGCGAAGAAGGGGCTCGGCGTGCTCGGCTTCAGCATCCAGAAGGTCTCCGACATGGAGTGGGTGCTGGAGCAGTACAAGACGGCGGTCGTGAACGCGGACCCGGTCGGGGACTTCGTCAACGACAACGTGATGGTGACGACGACGGCGATCTGCGCGCCGACACATGCCGAGGCCATCGAGACCGCGGTGAACGGCGGGCTGCACTATCTGCCCTCGCTCGTCTTCCGCTACCACGACACCTTCCCCCGGCCCGAGGGGTTCCCCGAATGGCCGGAGACGCTGCCCGAGTACACACCGGAGTTCGTGGAGCTGCTCATCGAGGAGGAGCTGCTGATCTGCGGCGATCCGGACGAGGTGCTGCGGCAGTGCAAGCGGTGGGAGCAGGCCGGCGCGGACCAGCTGAGCTTCGGGTTGCCGGTGGGGGTGCCGAAGGAGGAGACGCTGCGGACGATCCGGCTGATCGGGGAGCACGTCATTCCCAAGATCGATACCGATCCGGTGCACCGGACTTCGCGGTTCCGTCAGGCCGTCTGA
- a CDS encoding amidohydrolase family protein, with protein sequence METTEFPLIISVDDHTVEPATVWQDRLPRKYLDVGPRIVRAPMKEMTFLGGRFRPVMGEPGSTDGPLGDWWVYENLRRPLTRLDTAVGCARDEVKLEVITYEQMRPGSYDVPARLADMDVNHVQSAVCFPTFPRFCGQTFTEAADKELALLCVRAYNDWMVEEWCGPKARGRLIPLTLIPLWDAELAAQEVRRNARRGVRAVAFSEIPPHLGLPSVHGDDWDPFLAACDETGTVVAMHIGSSSRMPSTSADAPPAVGSTITFANCCFSMVDWLMSGKFERFPHLKVMYAEGQIGWIPYILERADVVWEENRGWGGVAGKVTRPPSETFAEHVYGCFFDDAFGLRNLGSIGAGNVLYETDYPHSDSTWPKSREVGEAQMGHLPPDVVERIVRGNAIELLGLTPEGLWR encoded by the coding sequence ATGGAGACCACAGAGTTCCCGCTGATCATCTCCGTCGACGACCACACCGTGGAGCCCGCCACCGTCTGGCAGGACCGGCTGCCGAGGAAGTACCTGGACGTCGGGCCCCGGATCGTGCGCGCCCCGATGAAGGAGATGACCTTCCTGGGCGGGCGTTTCAGGCCCGTCATGGGCGAACCGGGCAGCACGGACGGCCCCCTGGGCGACTGGTGGGTGTACGAGAACCTGCGCCGGCCCCTCACCCGGCTCGACACCGCCGTCGGGTGCGCCCGGGACGAGGTCAAGCTGGAGGTGATCACGTACGAGCAGATGCGACCCGGGTCGTACGACGTGCCCGCCCGGCTCGCCGACATGGACGTCAACCATGTGCAGTCCGCCGTCTGCTTCCCGACCTTCCCGCGCTTTTGCGGGCAGACCTTCACCGAGGCCGCCGACAAGGAACTCGCCCTGCTGTGCGTGCGCGCCTACAACGACTGGATGGTGGAGGAGTGGTGCGGGCCGAAGGCACGCGGCCGGCTGATACCGCTCACCCTCATACCCCTGTGGGACGCCGAACTGGCCGCCCAGGAGGTACGGCGCAACGCTCGAAGAGGAGTACGGGCCGTCGCCTTCTCCGAGATACCCCCGCACCTCGGCCTGCCGTCCGTCCACGGCGACGACTGGGACCCGTTCCTCGCGGCCTGCGACGAGACCGGCACGGTCGTCGCCATGCACATCGGCTCCAGCAGCCGTATGCCCTCCACCTCCGCCGACGCCCCGCCCGCCGTCGGCTCCACCATCACCTTCGCCAACTGCTGCTTCTCGATGGTCGACTGGCTGATGAGCGGCAAGTTCGAACGTTTTCCGCACCTCAAGGTGATGTACGCGGAGGGGCAGATCGGGTGGATCCCCTACATCCTCGAACGCGCCGACGTCGTGTGGGAGGAGAACCGGGGCTGGGGCGGCGTCGCCGGCAAGGTCACCCGGCCGCCGTCCGAGACCTTCGCCGAGCACGTCTACGGCTGCTTCTTCGACGATGCCTTCGGGCTGCGCAACCTCGGCTCCATCGGCGCCGGGAACGTCCTGTACGAGACGGACTACCCGCACTCCGACTCCACCTGGCCGAAGTCCCGCGAGGTCGGCGAGGCGCAGATGGGGCATCTGCCGCCGGACGTGGTCGAGCGGATCGTGCGCGGCAACGCCATCGAGCTGCTGGGGCTCACCCCCGAGGGGCTCTGGCGGTGA
- a CDS encoding LLM class F420-dependent oxidoreductase, translating to MAYGIQLPVQAQSALFAEGWEAAAGPGDLVALARAVDRAGFGYLAACDHVAIPRRLAPAMSTVWYDPVATLAHLSAVTERVRLLSHVAVVGLRHPLSTAKQYATLDHLSGGRLILGVGAGHVREEFEALGADFERRGAVLDETIDALRAALGPEEFPEHHGKLYDFGGLGQRPRPAQRDVPLWVGGSSPAAVRRAALKGDGWLPQGDPRERLPAQIARLRRLREEAGIEGPFTVGAIAEPLYVGRAGWDVGRRTLTGTPEEIAESLRAYRVMGVHQIQVRFRSRDLAELIEQIGLFGAEVAPRLN from the coding sequence CTGGCGTACGGCATCCAGCTCCCGGTCCAGGCCCAGAGTGCCCTGTTCGCGGAGGGCTGGGAGGCCGCGGCCGGGCCCGGGGACCTGGTGGCGCTCGCGCGGGCCGTGGACCGTGCCGGGTTCGGCTACCTCGCCGCCTGCGACCACGTGGCCATCCCGCGCCGGCTCGCCCCGGCGATGAGCACGGTCTGGTACGACCCGGTCGCCACCCTCGCCCACCTCTCCGCCGTGACCGAGCGGGTGCGCCTGCTCAGCCATGTGGCCGTCGTCGGCCTCCGGCACCCGCTGAGCACCGCCAAGCAGTACGCCACCCTCGACCACCTCTCCGGCGGGCGGCTGATCCTCGGGGTCGGGGCCGGGCACGTACGGGAGGAGTTCGAGGCGCTCGGGGCCGACTTCGAGCGGCGGGGGGCCGTGCTGGACGAGACGATCGACGCGCTGCGAGCCGCCCTCGGTCCGGAGGAGTTCCCCGAACACCACGGCAAGCTCTACGACTTCGGCGGGCTGGGGCAGCGCCCGCGGCCCGCGCAGAGGGACGTCCCGCTGTGGGTCGGCGGCTCGTCCCCCGCCGCCGTACGCCGGGCCGCGCTCAAGGGCGACGGCTGGCTGCCGCAGGGGGACCCGCGAGAGCGGCTGCCCGCGCAGATCGCCCGGCTGCGGCGGCTGCGGGAAGAGGCGGGCATCGAGGGGCCGTTCACCGTCGGCGCGATCGCCGAGCCGCTGTATGTCGGGCGGGCCGGCTGGGACGTCGGGCGGCGGACGCTCACCGGGACGCCGGAGGAGATCGCCGAGTCGCTGCGGGCCTACCGGGTGATGGGCGTGCACCAGATCCAGGTGCGGTTCCGCAGCCGGGACCTGGCCGAACTCATCGAGCAGATCGGGCTGTTCGGGGCGGAGGTCGCACCCCGGCTGAACTGA
- a CDS encoding PadR family transcriptional regulator — protein MSLKHALLGLLSDRRASGYDLLKTFETSLANVWPATQSQIYTELTKLAGSGLIAVAAEGPRGRKEYEITDEGMAELRHWLTEVAPQPVNRSDVLLRVFFLGVLTPEQARAYLTDLMEMSQSGYEQLRRLADSIDWDEGNLSVYGRIALEYGLRFNAMRREWAEWAAGQLS, from the coding sequence ATGAGCCTCAAACACGCACTGCTCGGTCTGCTCTCGGACCGCCGCGCCAGTGGCTACGACCTGCTGAAGACGTTCGAGACCTCACTGGCCAACGTCTGGCCGGCGACCCAGAGCCAGATCTACACCGAGCTGACCAAGCTGGCCGGCTCCGGGCTGATCGCGGTGGCCGCCGAGGGCCCGCGCGGCCGCAAGGAGTACGAGATCACCGACGAGGGCATGGCGGAGCTGCGCCACTGGCTGACCGAGGTCGCACCCCAGCCCGTCAACCGCAGCGACGTCCTGCTGCGCGTCTTCTTCCTCGGCGTGCTCACTCCCGAGCAGGCGCGCGCCTATCTGACCGACCTGATGGAGATGTCCCAGTCGGGATACGAGCAGCTGCGCCGGCTCGCCGACTCCATCGACTGGGACGAGGGCAACCTCTCCGTCTACGGCCGCATCGCGCTGGAGTACGGCCTGCGCTTCAACGCGATGCGGCGGGAGTGGGCCGAGTGGGCGGCCGGGCAGCTCAGCTGA
- a CDS encoding protease inhibitor I42 family protein encodes MDSTTRTACTSRRRSRRGLRHRGRAAGGAVAAVALLTLVAGCGSGEPAPVAHPTDEPRITAKAGERFTLTVHENASTREHWYLSDPRPDAHVVRERGQHGTSDSGDRHLDGGGSSLTFTFEATGKGSTRIVLTHCTFATTCDEDGGGTPAPAPTAPYRQSAPKRVTYTVTVR; translated from the coding sequence GTGGACTCGACGACGCGTACAGCGTGTACCTCCCGACGGCGAAGCAGGCGGGGCCTTCGGCATCGGGGCAGGGCGGCGGGCGGCGCCGTCGCGGCGGTCGCGCTGCTCACGCTCGTCGCCGGCTGCGGGTCGGGCGAGCCCGCCCCCGTCGCGCACCCCACCGACGAACCCCGCATCACCGCGAAGGCCGGGGAGCGCTTCACGCTCACCGTCCACGAGAACGCCTCCACCCGTGAGCACTGGTACCTGTCCGATCCCAGGCCCGACGCCCACGTGGTCCGCGAGCGCGGGCAGCATGGCACCTCGGACTCCGGCGACAGGCATCTGGACGGCGGCGGCAGCAGCCTCACCTTCACCTTCGAGGCCACCGGCAAGGGCAGCACCCGGATCGTACTGACCCACTGCACGTTCGCCACCACCTGCGACGAGGACGGCGGCGGCACCCCGGCCCCGGCGCCGACCGCACCGTACCGGCAGTCCGCGCCGAAGCGCGTCACGTACACCGTCACCGTCCGCTGA
- a CDS encoding CehA/McbA family metallohydrolase — protein sequence MGEDAQDQAPGIGRRALFVTGAAAALTLGGVSFAAADGQQQETRTVGGTLPPGSPDFVYVPVEVPAGVREIKVSYTYDRPSVPAGTQGNALDIGLFDEHGTELGGRGFRGWSGGARTEFFVRADDATPGYVPGPVRQGTWYVALGPYTVAPQGLTYELTITLTYGEAGETPRPVYPPSRAKGRGRAWYRGDCHLHSWYSDGRRTPAEIAALARAAGLDFINSSDHNTHSAHPHWADQAGDDLLIMLGEEVTTRNGHVVALGTDPGTFVDWRYRARDNRWARFARDIRHAGGLVVPAHPHATCVGCGWKFGFGEADAVEVWNGPYTPDDEVTLADWDNRLVASVRQRRAWLPAMGNSDAHRDPDTVGSPQTVVLADDLTREAIQEGIRAGRSYVAESKNVTLAFTVTGGRGQQAGIGERLEVDADTPVTVRLEVSGAPRCSVRFVTDQGVLFTSDPLPVAGTGTVEWRTTSAYAAYVRAELRHETAAGPVPGALAAFTNPIFLGVS from the coding sequence ATGGGTGAAGACGCGCAGGATCAGGCACCGGGCATCGGCAGACGCGCGCTGTTCGTGACGGGCGCCGCCGCTGCCCTTACGTTGGGAGGCGTGAGCTTCGCAGCGGCGGACGGTCAGCAGCAGGAGACCCGGACGGTGGGCGGCACCCTGCCGCCCGGCTCCCCCGACTTCGTGTACGTACCGGTCGAAGTCCCCGCCGGCGTACGGGAGATCAAGGTCTCCTACACCTACGACAGGCCCTCGGTGCCGGCCGGCACGCAGGGCAACGCACTCGACATCGGCCTCTTCGACGAGCACGGCACCGAGCTGGGCGGCCGGGGCTTCCGCGGCTGGTCGGGCGGCGCCCGCACGGAGTTCTTCGTCCGCGCCGACGACGCGACGCCGGGCTACGTCCCCGGCCCGGTACGGCAGGGCACCTGGTACGTCGCGCTGGGCCCCTACACGGTGGCGCCGCAGGGCCTGACGTACGAGCTGACGATCACGCTGACCTACGGGGAGGCGGGCGAGACCCCGAGGCCGGTGTATCCGCCCTCCCGGGCGAAGGGGCGGGGCCGGGCCTGGTACCGGGGCGACTGCCACCTGCACTCCTGGTACTCCGACGGCCGCCGGACCCCGGCCGAGATCGCGGCCCTCGCGCGGGCGGCGGGCCTGGACTTCATCAACTCCTCGGACCACAACACCCATTCCGCCCACCCCCACTGGGCCGACCAGGCGGGCGACGACCTGCTGATCATGCTCGGCGAGGAGGTCACCACGCGGAACGGCCACGTGGTGGCGCTCGGCACCGATCCCGGCACGTTCGTGGACTGGCGCTACCGGGCCCGGGACAACCGCTGGGCCCGCTTCGCACGGGACATCCGCCACGCCGGCGGCCTGGTCGTGCCCGCCCACCCGCACGCCACCTGCGTCGGCTGCGGCTGGAAGTTCGGTTTCGGCGAGGCGGACGCCGTGGAGGTGTGGAACGGGCCGTACACCCCGGACGACGAGGTGACGCTGGCCGACTGGGACAACCGGCTCGTCGCCTCCGTGCGCCAGAGGCGGGCCTGGCTCCCGGCGATGGGCAACAGCGACGCCCACCGCGACCCGGACACGGTCGGCTCGCCCCAGACGGTCGTCCTCGCCGACGACCTGACCCGGGAGGCGATCCAGGAGGGCATCCGCGCGGGACGCAGTTACGTGGCCGAGTCGAAGAACGTGACCCTCGCCTTCACGGTGACCGGCGGGCGCGGGCAGCAGGCGGGCATCGGCGAGCGGCTGGAGGTGGACGCCGACACCCCCGTGACCGTCCGGCTGGAGGTCTCGGGCGCCCCGCGCTGCTCGGTGCGGTTCGTCACCGACCAGGGCGTGCTGTTCACCAGCGATCCGCTGCCGGTGGCGGGCACCGGCACGGTCGAGTGGCGCACGACCTCCGCCTACGCGGCCTACGTACGCGCCGAGTTGCGGCACGAGACGGCGGCCGGGCCGGTGCCGGGGGCGCTGGCCGCCTTCACCAACCCGATCTTCCTCGGGGTCAGCTGA
- a CDS encoding SDR family NAD(P)-dependent oxidoreductase produces MGKLDGRVVVITGAARGQGEQEARLFRAEGARVVVADVLDEQGEALAKEIGALYVHLDVGTEEGWREAVTAAKEAYGHIDGLVNNAGILRFNALVDTPLAEFMQVVQVNQVGCFLGMKTVAPELADGGTIVNTASYTALTGMAAVGTYAATKHAVLGLTRVAALELADRGIRVNAICPGAIDTAMSNPARLDPDADPEEMSRALDELYRKLVPLGRVGQPEEVARLALFLTSRDSSYITGQPFVIDGGWLAGVSVI; encoded by the coding sequence ATGGGCAAGCTGGACGGGCGGGTCGTCGTCATCACCGGGGCGGCACGCGGACAGGGTGAGCAGGAGGCTCGGCTCTTCCGGGCGGAGGGCGCGCGGGTGGTCGTCGCCGATGTGCTGGACGAGCAGGGGGAGGCCCTGGCCAAGGAGATAGGCGCGTTGTACGTCCATCTCGACGTCGGTACAGAGGAGGGCTGGCGGGAGGCCGTCACGGCGGCCAAGGAGGCGTACGGGCACATCGACGGGCTGGTGAACAACGCGGGGATCCTGCGCTTCAACGCCCTGGTGGACACCCCGCTGGCCGAGTTCATGCAGGTCGTGCAGGTCAACCAGGTCGGCTGCTTCCTGGGCATGAAGACGGTGGCCCCGGAGCTGGCCGACGGGGGCACGATCGTGAACACCGCCTCCTACACCGCCCTGACCGGCATGGCGGCCGTGGGGACCTACGCCGCCACCAAGCACGCCGTGCTGGGCCTGACCCGGGTGGCCGCGCTGGAGCTGGCGGACCGGGGCATCCGGGTCAACGCGATCTGCCCGGGGGCCATCGACACCGCGATGTCCAACCCGGCACGGCTCGACCCGGACGCCGACCCGGAGGAGATGAGCCGGGCCCTGGACGAGCTGTACCGCAAGCTCGTGCCGCTCGGGCGGGTCGGGCAGCCGGAGGAGGTGGCCCGGCTGGCGCTGTTCCTGACCTCGCGGGACTCGTCGTACATCACCGGGCAGCCGTTCGTGATCGACGGCGGATGGCTCGCGGGAGTCTCGGTCATCTGA